DNA sequence from the Malus sylvestris chromosome 10, drMalSylv7.2, whole genome shotgun sequence genome:
TAGCCTTTTAAATTCAGAAAAAGTTCATTACTTGATCTAAAAAGgataaataaattatgtttgtgGGCAGAGgctagaaaagaaaatcaagaagCCAAATTGTTGAACTTTTTCTCcaatttgatgtgattttacTTTGAATTAATGTTGTGAATACAGTttaatttctgggttttggtgATTTGTTGCAGATAATTGGGTATGGATGGGCTGGGATTCTCAGGAGGTACTTGGTCGACCCGGTGGAAATGTGGTGGCCTTCCAACGTTGCTCAGGTTTCTCTGTTTAGGTAAAGACTTTGTGTTTGTCATGTGTCGTTCCTTAATCAATGTTCCCTTCGGCTGTTGTTGAGAATAaaaattcaagataaagttgAATTCTTTGGTCCTCGGTGAACTAGGTGAAAACTCAAAACAACATAGTATTCATTCCTCCATTCTTAGCCAACCAAATGAAGTGTAATAATTTCAGTGAAATCATAAGCCATGTGTTGTTGCATGTTCAATGGTTGAGATTCCTGAGAACACCGTTTCTTCATGCTCTGTCTCTTGACAGATTGGGAATAATAGTAGTCTCGACTTAAAACGCTACAATTGTAAGTCTATAAAAAATAAGGTCAAGTGTAAGATGGATGACTTTCTTAAATTGTGAATGTTGCTTTGATGGGGAATTTTCTTGTAGAGAATTTGAATGAGTGTCGTTACTGGTTTAGTAAAACAATTTTGATCACATCAATAACTTTGTTGCTGTTTCTGTTTTGCTGTTGTGTAACTTACCCACAGAGCACTCCATGAAAAAGACCATAAAGCGAAAGGCCTTACCCGGATGCAGTTTTTTCTCATTGCCTTGACAGCAAGCTTTCTCTACTATGCACTCCCCGGCTATCTCTTCTCCATCTTGACGTTCTTCTCATGGGTCTGCTGGGCTTGGCCACACAGTATCACAGCTCAGCAGGTCGGATCAGGTTACAATGGACTTGGTGTTGGTGCCTTCACCCTCGATTGGGCTGGGATTTCTGCTTATCATGGCAGCCCCCTCGTCACGCCATGGACTTCCATTCTCAACGTTGGGGTTGGATTTGTCATCTTCATCTACATCATTGTCCCTCTTTGTTATTGGAAGTTTAACACTTTCGATGCTCAAAAGTTCCCTATATTTTCCAACAAGCTGTTCACTTCTACTGGACATAAATACGAAACTACCAAGATCTTAACACCCCAGTTTGATCTTAATATTGATGCCTATAATAGTTACGGCAAGCTTTATCTTAGCCCCCTTTTCGCTTTGTCCATTGGATCGGGATTTGCAAGATTTTCAGCAACCCTAGTTCATGTGGCACTGTTTCACGGAAGGTACTTTCAATTCTTAAATGACATAGCTTCTCTTAGTGTCTACACAACGTTAGCATCTGCACAgcacttacataaaaatacatTTGACTAAACTGACAAAGTGATCCTTTATTCCTTTTCATAGAGCTATTTTGAAGCAAAGCAAATCGGCAATGAAGAACGCGAAAATGGATATACAtgagaaattgatgaaaaattaCAAACAAGTGCCTGAGTGGTGGTTCCTTGTTTTGTTAGCTGTGAGCGTCGTCCTGTCCCTGGTGATGTCTTTTGTATGGAAAGAAACTGTGCAGCTGCCATGGTGGGGTTTGTTGTTTGCCTTTGTCTTGTCTTTCATCGTTACCCTCCCTGTTGGAGTCATTCAAGCTACCACTAACCAAGTAATTTTTCGATTTCTTGAATGTTCCCCACCTTTGTTCTGGCATGTACTAACAAACTGTGAAATATCATTCTAACCTCTCTAACCATTGGTGTGGCTTCTGTGCAGCAACCTGGATTTGATATCATAGCACAATTCATGATTGGGTATATTCTACCAGGAAAACCAATTGCAAACTTGCTTTTCAAAATGTACGGACGAATCAGCACTGTCCACGCTCTTTCTTTTCTGTCTGACCTCAAACTTGGGCACTATATGAAGATTCCACCTCGGTGCATGTACACTGTTCAGGTATTTGATTCAGCACAGAAACCTATGCTTACCATTTCTGTTTTTGTTCCTAAAGGTGATTATTACCAGTTTGACACTTGTGTTATTTTAAACTGACATTTCACGATGTTTGTTCCCAGCTGGTGGGAACTCTAGTTGCCGGTATTGTGAACCTCGCAGTTGCATGGTGGATGCTGGAAAACATCGAGAACATATGCGATGTTGAATCCCGCAATCCAAACAGCCCATGGACTTGTCCTAAATACAGAGTCACCTTCGATGCTTCTGTTATATGGGGTCTAATTGGACCAAGGCGACTGTTTGGACCCGGAGGATTGTATAGGAACTTGATGTGGCTATTCCTTGTTGGAGCTTTGTTGCCGTTTCCAATTTGTTCAATGAGCAAAATCTTCCCAGACAAGAAATGGATTCCCTTGATCAACATGCCAGTCATCACTTATGGCTTTGCGGGGATGCCGCCTGCAACTCCCACCAACATAGCAAGCTGGCTTATCACCGGAGGTATCTTCAACTACTTCGTGTTCAAATACCACAAGCGTTGGTGGCAGAAATACAACTATGTCCTGTCTGCAGCTTTGGATGCCGGGACAGCTTTCATGGGTGTCCTCCTATTCTTCGCCTTGCAGAATCCGAAGCACGAATTGAAATGGTGGGGGACTGAACTCGATCATTGTCCTCTGGCGACATGCCCCATTGCGCCAGGTATTCACGTTGAAGTATGTCCAGTTTTTTAAATAGCCATGAAATGGTGGAACAAAGAGATATTTGAAGAAGGGATAATTTGAttgcggtccctaatccttaacattatttgattaaaaccttaatagtattcaaagtttgatcaaggtcccttgactttgtacacctcattatattactattaatatttatatttttatagttttgacattaattgtttgatattttatgagatttataatcctataaatttaaaatctcttattataatactattagaaacggttacaataaaaaaattcaaacattttaattgaataaatggataaaaactatgtaaaaataagaaataataaatggcaaaagaatgtatccatagtgttaaaaaaattggtacatttcacatataacaaagtggtacattaataaagaagaatgggtacattataaataaattagggtacaaataaaaaattaaaaattatgagtacaaatgaatttttaaaaatatagatgctaaaagaaattaataaatgggtacaaaataaaactaaaaagaaaatactacaaatttaaaaaaaaaatgttgcaaattaaaagtgggtacaaactaaaaatataaatttatgatacaaagtttaggcataaaacataaatataccatatgtaatttttctatcattgattaaatatacaatgtcacgtaatggtatacacatgggtacaatcacaaataaaactttaaaaaatatgggcacaaaaagaaactaatatatgggtacaaattaaaaatgaaaagaaaattggtacaaattaaaaaatatttgcaaattaaaaattggtaactaaaaataaaaatatatgataaaaaatttaaccataaatataaatatactaattgtaacatttttaacaataaaggaatatatttaaaaataaaaatattttattattcaaataattaatgatgttattaatacccaaggaccttgatcaaaaattaaaaataaataggattttaatcaatggagtaatcAATTGAAAATTgtactcaaaatttttaattttttatttgtaccctaatttatttataatgtacccattcttctttattaatgtaccactttgttatatgtgaaatgtaccaatttttttaacactatggatacattcttttgccatttattatttcttatttttacaaagtttttatccatttattcaattaaaatgtttgaatttttttattgtaaccgtttctaatagtattataatgagggattttaaatttataggattataaatctcataaaatatcaaacaattaatgtcaaaactataaaaataaaaatattaatagtaatataatgaggtgtacaaagtcaagggaccttaatcaaactttgaatactattaaggttttaatcaaataatgttaaggattagggaccgcaaTCAAATTATCCCTTTGAAGAATAAAAGCTAAGGAGGAGGGCTATCGTCGTAGTTATGGAGGAAGGGAAGATGGTGTGCTCTTAGCAAATGGTTGGGAATTGTTCAGGGTTGGGAATTGTTCTAGTTTTTAATGCTTTACAGTATAACCGAAAATGTATCATTCAGATAAAATGTATGGGTGTTCTTGTTTATTATCTTGGAATCAATTTAATATGAATGAATGGGTATAATTTTACGTTTCTCTGCTGGATCccattcttcaattttttttttttttttttgtccatctATTTGGAAAGTTTTTTTAGCAGAATCTATTTAGAAGGTTATAAACCTGTGTTTAAAATATGGGACATTATCAATTTCTAGGTTTTGGCATCTTTGTAGCATATCAGGTGGTGCATGTAAGTCTCTCTCCAACTGGATAACAAGAAATGGATGTTAACTTATCCCTTCGACCATGGCAGGTTTGGGAAATGGGGATCAGACAAATCAGAGAAAATGCAGATAGGGCGACAACGGTTGTCAACAAAGTTCATTctttcacctttttttcttGTACAACAACTGAAGAGAAACAAACAGCCAATAAGTGCAAAAATGCAAAAGCGGATGGATAAATGGTTATTAAGCAATGAAATTATGTGAAAATACAATCTTGAAGTTTCACCTGACAAATCCTTCCAGAACATAAACCGACGCCATGGAAATGACATTTGACTTTGTAATTGATATAACACTAACTACATAATGGGAACCGTGGCGTCCAGACAgacactttgtgtgtgtgtttatctCTGCGAGGACTTGTAGAGAACTACTGTAACATACTTCGCTATAAACCTCTCTGTTGTCCCGAGTGGCACCACAGATGGTCCACCCTTCCCTTTCTGCATGTAAAGATGATTGAGTACCACATGTTGAGGTCTCGACAAAGGAGGCGGCATCTCCATGTAAGATGAAGGTGCATTCAGCAGTGTCATCTGTAGGTGTGGGGGAACCAATGGGGGCTCTTCGCGAAATCTTGGAACCTTGGACCCTAGCAGATCAACTTTACCAACGAAATAaacatatgtaaaatatatctaTCTGTATTCAAGAAACCAAAGATGTAtgttgatgagtagattttatattatatattttaccctaatcttagtatatttttgttaatatattggaagaattttgatactttgaattgtattttcaatataggactttcgacttcctctggagcaaaacaggatcaaatggacgaattttggagtaatttcagttggaggacgttcgtgagtcacttagcttgatcgtatcaaaatttgggatttttccaccaagcgattattttctggcgataaaataaaggagcgatgcACAGTGCtgaaaaatgacgtttttgggcttaaattgcgtttttggagcacaagatgacctcggatgggttcgtggccttctggagaagtgttcagaatattccaaacattaaatccagctatattgggccagttttggatcagcttatgggtccaaaacgtggttGTTCAGATTTTtggcgaattttaccatttaatttatggttatgtttcctattttattggagaattaattttagtttcctagggTTTGGTGGGAGGCTtggcaaatatattgcttagccgtctacagttttggGAACgtttttcttttatgcaattttgggaGACAGaaagaattgctagggttttggagattttctactctaaggtgttttcaatcattttcttaataatattttctatgatttcaattatgaatataggTAACTAATTCCTTGtgctagggttccaccatcacctagcaatcctatgaatttttacctattacttatgatctatacATGCTACTTTGAAGGTTAGTTTTTCATGGTCTTTTTATGGCTGGAGTTTCttgaaacgaaaaaaaaaaaaattagaagggagAGAAATGAGTGATCTGACCGTTCTTTTGGCATCCTAAGGAGCTTAATGCAGTGATGCGCGCCACGTGTACACAGCTGGAGTTTTCCCATGTCTGTTCAATTGACTCGGTTtgaagagaggggagagagccGTTTGGGCTCTGGGTTCAATGACTGCCATATAGTGAAGACTGTGTTGGCTGACGCCATTTTCAACTTGCATGCCGGCTGCATGCCACTTTCTCATGGGGCatccaatgtttaaattagcATTTGCTAAGTGGGTCTACTTGGCCACTTGGGTAATTTGTCACGGCTCAACTCACACCATCACCTTCCAAATCAAACGCCAGGTGTTATACCTTCCTTTCTttacattttgttttagtttctttcattttcggttttttttatagtcttgtccttttttttttcaatgtcaCAGCTTTTGTGTTgtgtttttatctttttattttattttagttttcttttatttcccacaccttgaggacaaagtgTGAAATAGGCTTGGGGGTGGGAAAGTAAATCTTAGTTTTTCATGGTCTTTTTATggctggaaagaaaaaaaaaaattaaaaatgtcaaACATCCAAaaagattttctttttcttgagtCGTTTAGTTAGACCTTCCATAAGTCAATGATAATAATTCGCTTTCTTCTAGGTCAACAAACTTATTTGAATTGGTTCTTCTTTTGtgaa
Encoded proteins:
- the LOC126587349 gene encoding oligopeptide transporter 3-like — encoded protein: MASNNQRDPEKGPNGTKGTNGAGDDYPHHDFPESDGHERCKIEEVALVVPETDDPTLPVMTFRAWFLGLTSCTLLIFLNTFFSFRTQPLAISAILMQIITLPIGKFMASALPRREHSLRGWRFSLNPGPFNIKEHVIITIFANCGISYGGGDAYSIGAITIMKAYYKQSLSFILSLVIVLTTQIIGYGWAGILRRYLVDPVEMWWPSNVAQVSLFRALHEKDHKAKGLTRMQFFLIALTASFLYYALPGYLFSILTFFSWVCWAWPHSITAQQVGSGYNGLGVGAFTLDWAGISAYHGSPLVTPWTSILNVGVGFVIFIYIIVPLCYWKFNTFDAQKFPIFSNKLFTSTGHKYETTKILTPQFDLNIDAYNSYGKLYLSPLFALSIGSGFARFSATLVHVALFHGRAILKQSKSAMKNAKMDIHEKLMKNYKQVPEWWFLVLLAVSVVLSLVMSFVWKETVQLPWWGLLFAFVLSFIVTLPVGVIQATTNQQPGFDIIAQFMIGYILPGKPIANLLFKMYGRISTVHALSFLSDLKLGHYMKIPPRCMYTVQLVGTLVAGIVNLAVAWWMLENIENICDVESRNPNSPWTCPKYRVTFDASVIWGLIGPRRLFGPGGLYRNLMWLFLVGALLPFPICSMSKIFPDKKWIPLINMPVITYGFAGMPPATPTNIASWLITGGIFNYFVFKYHKRWWQKYNYVLSAALDAGTAFMGVLLFFALQNPKHELKWWGTELDHCPLATCPIAPGIHVEVCPVF